A genome region from Haliotis asinina isolate JCU_RB_2024 chromosome 11, JCU_Hal_asi_v2, whole genome shotgun sequence includes the following:
- the LOC137256216 gene encoding uncharacterized protein — MLFSCRLILLLSAVECAASLQCWKCIADNCDEDPDGNYKAAKMTCASDRSSCMKVEYSLDQNHTGNIHRSVIRTCSAGACVPVTDNQFSDCTTRKNHHVLGCIKRQCCDDRDMCNGGRSDVINIGMLLILIFGIVVGRILDH; from the exons ATGCTCTTTTCCTGTCGGTTGATACTTCTGTTGTCAGCAG TTGAGTGCGCAGCCTCCCTCCAGTGCTGGAAGTGCATAGCAGACAACTGTGACGAGGACCCGGATGGAAACTACAAAGCTGCGAAGATGACCTGCGCCTCGGATCGGAGCTCTTGCATG AAAGTGGAGTACTCGTTGGACCAGAACCACACAGGCAATATCCACAGGTCTGTGATTAGAACCTGTTCTGCTGGGGCATGCGTCCCCGTCACGGACAACCAGTTTTCCGACTGTACCACTCGGAAGAACCACCACGTGCTTGGCTGTATTAAACGCCAGTGTTGTGACGACAGAGACATGTGTAATGGCGGACGCAGTGACGTCATAAATATAGGGATGCTTCTTATTCTCATCTTTGGAATTGTTGTTGGACGTATATTGGATCATTAA